One genomic region from Pempheris klunzingeri isolate RE-2024b chromosome 4, fPemKlu1.hap1, whole genome shotgun sequence encodes:
- the picalmb gene encoding phosphatidylinositol binding clathrin assembly protein b isoform X3 — protein sequence MSGQSITDRITAAQHSVTGSAVSKTVCKATTHEVMGPKKKHLDYLIHCTNEMNVNIPQLADSLFERTTNTSWVVVFKSLITTHHLMVYGNERFVQYLASRNTLFNLSNFLDKSGLQGYDMSTFIRRYSRYLNEKAVSYRQVAFDFTKVKRGVDGVMRTMNTEKLLKTIPIIQNQMDALLDFNVNANELTNGVINAAFMLLFKDSIRLFAAYNEGIINLLEKYFDMKKTQCKEGLDIYKKFLTRMTRISEFLKVAEQVGIDRGDIPDLSQAPSSLLEALEQHLASLEGKKVKDSTAASRASTLSNAVSSLASTGMSFTKVDEREKQAALEEEQARLKALKEQRLKELSKRPSFATTDTSPISTTGGTISTAPAIDLFSTPSCSNGAVKMESDLFDLQSTFQPSMQSGSSGLPVATAWADPFTSAEAGDDSMPNLNPFLSKLVVDATHLPVVSSDGVSFSSRTSGHEMFGDSFCGPVSIAQHLPHQAPFPTEPSTVAGLFRGYSTPQGPPQQSAGGLQVDFESVFGAKAAGSNSLNSDDITGGILKPTLAGSNQPSSQLPEKLVSDDLDSSLANLVGNLGIGNGTMKNDIHWSQPGEKRMTGGTNWQPKAAPTTTWNPVSMPPSIMAFPATTPTGMMGYGMPPPMGSMGMMNPPTMMYTQPVMRPPNPFGSVSSAQMQFM from the exons ATGTCGGGGCAGAGCATTACCGACCGGATAACTGCAGCCCAGCACAGTGTAACTGGATCCGCCGTGTCCAAAACAGTATGCAAGGCCACCACTCACGAAGTAATGGGCCCGAAGAAGAAACATTTGGATT ATTTGATCCACTGCACCAACGAGATGAACGTGAACATTCCCCAACTGGCTGACTCGCTGTTTGAGAGGACCACCAACACCAGCTGGGTGGTGGTGTTCAAGTCGCTCATCACCACACACCACCTCATGGTCTATGGCAACGAG CGTTTTGTCCAGTACCTGGCTTCAAGGAATACACTATTCAACCTCAGTAATTTTTTGGACAAAAGCGGGTTACAAG GTTACGACATGTCTACGTTTATCAGGAGGTATAGTCGATACCTGAATGAGAAAGCTGTTTCATACAGACAGGTCGCCTTTGACTTCACAAAGGTTAAACGCGG AGTGGACGGCGTAATGAGGACCATGAATACAGAGAAGCTGCTCAAGACCATCCCCATTATTCAGAACCAGATGGACGCCCTGCTCGATTTCAAT GTCAATGCCAACGAGCTGACTAATGGAGTCATCAATGCAGCCTTCATGCTCCTCTTCAAAGACTCCATCAGGCTCTTTGCTGCTTATAATGAAGGCATTATCAACCTGCTTG AGAAATATTTTGACATGAAGAAGACCCAGTGTAAAGAAGGTTTGGACATTTACAAGAAGTTTCTCACCCGGATGACCCGGATATCGGAGTTCCTCAAAGTAGCAGAG CAGGTGGGCATCGATCGAGGAGACATTCCAGACCTTTCACAG GCTCCCAGTAGCCTTCTCGAAGCTCTGGAGCAGCACTTGGCCTCTTTAGAGGGCAAGAAGGTCAAAGACTCCACTGCAGCCAGCAG GGCCAGCACTCTGTCAAATGCAGTGTCATCACTGGCCAGCACGGGGATGTCCTTCACTAAGGTGGACGAGCGGGAGAAGCAGGCGGCTCTTGAAGAGGAACAGGCTCGACTCAAAGCTCTGAAG GAACAGCGGCTCAAAGAGCTCTCCAAGAGGCCCTCCTTCGCCACCACTGATACATCGCCGATCTCCACCACCGGGGGCACTATCAGCACAGCACCAGCCATCGACCTCTTCTCTACACCCAGCTGCTCCAATGG tgcAGTGAAGATGGAGAGTGACCTCTTTGACCTGCAGTCAACTTTCCAGCCCTCCATGCAATCAGGCTCATCGGGGCTTCCAGTGGCAACGGCGTGGGCAG ATCCTTTCACCTCTGCTGAAGCTGGAGATGATTCCATgccaaaccttaaccctttccTCTCAAAACTCGTTGTCGATGCCACTCACTTACCTGTCGTGTCTTCAGACGGTGTTAGCTTTTCCTCTAGGACATCTGGTCATGAAATGTTTGGTG ACTCCTTCTGTGGTCCAGTGTCCATTGCCCAGCACCTCCCACACCAGGCTCCCTTCCCCACTGAGCCCTCTACTGTAGCAGGTCTATTCAGAG GATACTCAACGCCACAGGGTCCTCCACAGCAGTCGGCAGGGGGACTCCAAGTGGACTTTGAgtcagtttttggagccaaaGCCGCAGGCAGCAACAGTCTCAATTCTGACG ATATTACCGGAGGCATCCTGAAACCGACTCTTGCCGGCTCCAACCAGCCGTCCAGTCAGCTGCCAGAGAAGCTGGTGTCAGATGACCTTGACTCCTCTCTGGCCAACCTTGTCGGCA ACCTCGGCATTGGGAACGGCACAATGAAAAA TGACATCCACTGGAGCCAGCCGGGGGAGAAGAGGATGACCGGCGGCACCAACTGGCAGCCCAAAGCGGCGCCGACCACGACCTGGAACCCCGTCTCCatg CCACCGTCAATCATGGCCTTCCCTGCCACCACGCCCACAGGCATGATGGGATACGGCATG CCTCCACCAATGGGCTCTATGGGGATGATGAATCCACCCACCATGATGTACACCCAGCCTGTGATGAGGCCACCCAACCCCTTTGGCTCTGTGTCTAGTGCTCAG ATGCAGTTCATGTAA
- the picalmb gene encoding phosphatidylinositol binding clathrin assembly protein b isoform X2, protein MSGQSITDRITAAQHSVTGSAVSKTVCKATTHEVMGPKKKHLDYLIHCTNEMNVNIPQLADSLFERTTNTSWVVVFKSLITTHHLMVYGNERFVQYLASRNTLFNLSNFLDKSGLQGYDMSTFIRRYSRYLNEKAVSYRQVAFDFTKVKRGVDGVMRTMNTEKLLKTIPIIQNQMDALLDFNVNANELTNGVINAAFMLLFKDSIRLFAAYNEGIINLLEKYFDMKKTQCKEGLDIYKKFLTRMTRISEFLKVAEQVGIDRGDIPDLSQAPSSLLEALEQHLASLEGKKVKDSTAASRASTLSNAVSSLASTGMSFTKVDEREKQAALEEEQARLKALKEQRLKELSKRPSFATTDTSPISTTGGTISTAPAIDLFSTPSCSNGAVKMESDLFDLQSTFQPSMQSGSSGLPVATAWADPFTSAEAGDDSMPNLNPFLSKLVVDATHLPVVSSDGVSFSSRTSGHEMFGDSFCGPVSIAQHLPHQAPFPTEPSTVAGLFRGYSTPQGPPQQSAGGLQVDFESVFGAKAAGSNSLNSDDITGGILKPTLAGSNQPSSQLPEKLVSDDLDSSLANLVGNLGIGNGTMKNDIHWSQPGEKRMTGGTNWQPKAAPTTTWNPVSMPPSIMAFPATTPTGMMGYGMPPPMGSMGMMNPPTMMYTQPVMRPPNPFGSVSSAQVGAPQSDNATELMHNEMQFM, encoded by the exons ATGTCGGGGCAGAGCATTACCGACCGGATAACTGCAGCCCAGCACAGTGTAACTGGATCCGCCGTGTCCAAAACAGTATGCAAGGCCACCACTCACGAAGTAATGGGCCCGAAGAAGAAACATTTGGATT ATTTGATCCACTGCACCAACGAGATGAACGTGAACATTCCCCAACTGGCTGACTCGCTGTTTGAGAGGACCACCAACACCAGCTGGGTGGTGGTGTTCAAGTCGCTCATCACCACACACCACCTCATGGTCTATGGCAACGAG CGTTTTGTCCAGTACCTGGCTTCAAGGAATACACTATTCAACCTCAGTAATTTTTTGGACAAAAGCGGGTTACAAG GTTACGACATGTCTACGTTTATCAGGAGGTATAGTCGATACCTGAATGAGAAAGCTGTTTCATACAGACAGGTCGCCTTTGACTTCACAAAGGTTAAACGCGG AGTGGACGGCGTAATGAGGACCATGAATACAGAGAAGCTGCTCAAGACCATCCCCATTATTCAGAACCAGATGGACGCCCTGCTCGATTTCAAT GTCAATGCCAACGAGCTGACTAATGGAGTCATCAATGCAGCCTTCATGCTCCTCTTCAAAGACTCCATCAGGCTCTTTGCTGCTTATAATGAAGGCATTATCAACCTGCTTG AGAAATATTTTGACATGAAGAAGACCCAGTGTAAAGAAGGTTTGGACATTTACAAGAAGTTTCTCACCCGGATGACCCGGATATCGGAGTTCCTCAAAGTAGCAGAG CAGGTGGGCATCGATCGAGGAGACATTCCAGACCTTTCACAG GCTCCCAGTAGCCTTCTCGAAGCTCTGGAGCAGCACTTGGCCTCTTTAGAGGGCAAGAAGGTCAAAGACTCCACTGCAGCCAGCAG GGCCAGCACTCTGTCAAATGCAGTGTCATCACTGGCCAGCACGGGGATGTCCTTCACTAAGGTGGACGAGCGGGAGAAGCAGGCGGCTCTTGAAGAGGAACAGGCTCGACTCAAAGCTCTGAAG GAACAGCGGCTCAAAGAGCTCTCCAAGAGGCCCTCCTTCGCCACCACTGATACATCGCCGATCTCCACCACCGGGGGCACTATCAGCACAGCACCAGCCATCGACCTCTTCTCTACACCCAGCTGCTCCAATGG tgcAGTGAAGATGGAGAGTGACCTCTTTGACCTGCAGTCAACTTTCCAGCCCTCCATGCAATCAGGCTCATCGGGGCTTCCAGTGGCAACGGCGTGGGCAG ATCCTTTCACCTCTGCTGAAGCTGGAGATGATTCCATgccaaaccttaaccctttccTCTCAAAACTCGTTGTCGATGCCACTCACTTACCTGTCGTGTCTTCAGACGGTGTTAGCTTTTCCTCTAGGACATCTGGTCATGAAATGTTTGGTG ACTCCTTCTGTGGTCCAGTGTCCATTGCCCAGCACCTCCCACACCAGGCTCCCTTCCCCACTGAGCCCTCTACTGTAGCAGGTCTATTCAGAG GATACTCAACGCCACAGGGTCCTCCACAGCAGTCGGCAGGGGGACTCCAAGTGGACTTTGAgtcagtttttggagccaaaGCCGCAGGCAGCAACAGTCTCAATTCTGACG ATATTACCGGAGGCATCCTGAAACCGACTCTTGCCGGCTCCAACCAGCCGTCCAGTCAGCTGCCAGAGAAGCTGGTGTCAGATGACCTTGACTCCTCTCTGGCCAACCTTGTCGGCA ACCTCGGCATTGGGAACGGCACAATGAAAAA TGACATCCACTGGAGCCAGCCGGGGGAGAAGAGGATGACCGGCGGCACCAACTGGCAGCCCAAAGCGGCGCCGACCACGACCTGGAACCCCGTCTCCatg CCACCGTCAATCATGGCCTTCCCTGCCACCACGCCCACAGGCATGATGGGATACGGCATG CCTCCACCAATGGGCTCTATGGGGATGATGAATCCACCCACCATGATGTACACCCAGCCTGTGATGAGGCCACCCAACCCCTTTGGCTCTGTGTCTAGTGCTCAGGTGGGTGCGCCGCAGTCTGACAACGCCACTGAGCTGATGCACAATGAA ATGCAGTTCATGTAA
- the picalmb gene encoding phosphatidylinositol binding clathrin assembly protein b isoform X1, with translation MSGQSITDRITAAQHSVTGSAVSKTVCKATTHEVMGPKKKHLDYLIHCTNEMNVNIPQLADSLFERTTNTSWVVVFKSLITTHHLMVYGNERFVQYLASRNTLFNLSNFLDKSGLQGYDMSTFIRRYSRYLNEKAVSYRQVAFDFTKVKRGVDGVMRTMNTEKLLKTIPIIQNQMDALLDFNVNANELTNGVINAAFMLLFKDSIRLFAAYNEGIINLLEKYFDMKKTQCKEGLDIYKKFLTRMTRISEFLKVAEQVGIDRGDIPDLSQAPSSLLEALEQHLASLEGKKVKDSTAASRASTLSNAVSSLASTGMSFTKVDEREKQAALEEEQARLKALKEQRLKELSKRPSFATTDTSPISTTGGTISTAPAIDLFSTPSCSNGAVKMESDLFDLQSTFQPSMQSGSSGLPVATAWADPFTSAEAGDDSMPNLNPFLSKLVVDATHLPVVSSDGVSFSSRTSGHEMFGDSFCGPVSIAQHLPHQAPFPTEPSTVAGLFRGYSTPQGPPQQSAGGLQVDFESVFGAKAAGSNSLNSDDITGGILKPTLAGSNQPSSQLPEKLVSDDLDSSLANLVGNLGIGNGTMKNDIHWSQPGEKRMTGGTNWQPKAAPTTTWNPVSMPPSIMAFPATTPTGMMGYGMPPPMGSMGMMNPPTMMYTQPVMRPPNPFGSVSSAQPSAASSPSSQSPLRAPGQDPFAHLSLKDFL, from the exons ATGTCGGGGCAGAGCATTACCGACCGGATAACTGCAGCCCAGCACAGTGTAACTGGATCCGCCGTGTCCAAAACAGTATGCAAGGCCACCACTCACGAAGTAATGGGCCCGAAGAAGAAACATTTGGATT ATTTGATCCACTGCACCAACGAGATGAACGTGAACATTCCCCAACTGGCTGACTCGCTGTTTGAGAGGACCACCAACACCAGCTGGGTGGTGGTGTTCAAGTCGCTCATCACCACACACCACCTCATGGTCTATGGCAACGAG CGTTTTGTCCAGTACCTGGCTTCAAGGAATACACTATTCAACCTCAGTAATTTTTTGGACAAAAGCGGGTTACAAG GTTACGACATGTCTACGTTTATCAGGAGGTATAGTCGATACCTGAATGAGAAAGCTGTTTCATACAGACAGGTCGCCTTTGACTTCACAAAGGTTAAACGCGG AGTGGACGGCGTAATGAGGACCATGAATACAGAGAAGCTGCTCAAGACCATCCCCATTATTCAGAACCAGATGGACGCCCTGCTCGATTTCAAT GTCAATGCCAACGAGCTGACTAATGGAGTCATCAATGCAGCCTTCATGCTCCTCTTCAAAGACTCCATCAGGCTCTTTGCTGCTTATAATGAAGGCATTATCAACCTGCTTG AGAAATATTTTGACATGAAGAAGACCCAGTGTAAAGAAGGTTTGGACATTTACAAGAAGTTTCTCACCCGGATGACCCGGATATCGGAGTTCCTCAAAGTAGCAGAG CAGGTGGGCATCGATCGAGGAGACATTCCAGACCTTTCACAG GCTCCCAGTAGCCTTCTCGAAGCTCTGGAGCAGCACTTGGCCTCTTTAGAGGGCAAGAAGGTCAAAGACTCCACTGCAGCCAGCAG GGCCAGCACTCTGTCAAATGCAGTGTCATCACTGGCCAGCACGGGGATGTCCTTCACTAAGGTGGACGAGCGGGAGAAGCAGGCGGCTCTTGAAGAGGAACAGGCTCGACTCAAAGCTCTGAAG GAACAGCGGCTCAAAGAGCTCTCCAAGAGGCCCTCCTTCGCCACCACTGATACATCGCCGATCTCCACCACCGGGGGCACTATCAGCACAGCACCAGCCATCGACCTCTTCTCTACACCCAGCTGCTCCAATGG tgcAGTGAAGATGGAGAGTGACCTCTTTGACCTGCAGTCAACTTTCCAGCCCTCCATGCAATCAGGCTCATCGGGGCTTCCAGTGGCAACGGCGTGGGCAG ATCCTTTCACCTCTGCTGAAGCTGGAGATGATTCCATgccaaaccttaaccctttccTCTCAAAACTCGTTGTCGATGCCACTCACTTACCTGTCGTGTCTTCAGACGGTGTTAGCTTTTCCTCTAGGACATCTGGTCATGAAATGTTTGGTG ACTCCTTCTGTGGTCCAGTGTCCATTGCCCAGCACCTCCCACACCAGGCTCCCTTCCCCACTGAGCCCTCTACTGTAGCAGGTCTATTCAGAG GATACTCAACGCCACAGGGTCCTCCACAGCAGTCGGCAGGGGGACTCCAAGTGGACTTTGAgtcagtttttggagccaaaGCCGCAGGCAGCAACAGTCTCAATTCTGACG ATATTACCGGAGGCATCCTGAAACCGACTCTTGCCGGCTCCAACCAGCCGTCCAGTCAGCTGCCAGAGAAGCTGGTGTCAGATGACCTTGACTCCTCTCTGGCCAACCTTGTCGGCA ACCTCGGCATTGGGAACGGCACAATGAAAAA TGACATCCACTGGAGCCAGCCGGGGGAGAAGAGGATGACCGGCGGCACCAACTGGCAGCCCAAAGCGGCGCCGACCACGACCTGGAACCCCGTCTCCatg CCACCGTCAATCATGGCCTTCCCTGCCACCACGCCCACAGGCATGATGGGATACGGCATG CCTCCACCAATGGGCTCTATGGGGATGATGAATCCACCCACCATGATGTACACCCAGCCTGTGATGAGGCCACCCAACCCCTTTGGCTCTGTGTCTAGTGCTCAG CCCTCCGCAGCCTCTAGTCCTTCCAGCCAGAGTCCTCTCCGAGCCCCTGGACAGGACCCGTTTGCACACCTCTCTCTCAAGGATTTCTTGTAG
- the picalmb gene encoding phosphatidylinositol binding clathrin assembly protein b isoform X6, whose amino-acid sequence MSGQSITDRITAAQHSVTGSAVSKTVCKATTHEVMGPKKKHLDYLIHCTNEMNVNIPQLADSLFERTTNTSWVVVFKSLITTHHLMVYGNERFVQYLASRNTLFNLSNFLDKSGLQGYDMSTFIRRYSRYLNEKAVSYRQVAFDFTKVKRGVDGVMRTMNTEKLLKTIPIIQNQMDALLDFNVNANELTNGVINAAFMLLFKDSIRLFAAYNEGIINLLEKYFDMKKTQCKEGLDIYKKFLTRMTRISEFLKVAEQVGIDRGDIPDLSQAPSSLLEALEQHLASLEGKKVKDSTAASRASTLSNAVSSLASTGMSFTKVDEREKQAALEEEQARLKALKEQRLKELSKRPSFATTDTSPISTTGGTISTAPAIDLFSTPSCSNGAVKMESDLFDLQSTFQPSMQSGSSGLPVATAWADPFTSAEAGDDSMPNLNPFLSKLVVDATHLPVVSSDGVSFSSRTSGHEMFGDRYNPFIDTNSSVSTNYKRTVRIEHSISDSFCGPVSIAQHLPHQAPFPTEPSTVAGLFRGYSTPQGPPQQSAGGLQVDFESVFGAKAAGSNSLNSDDITGGILKPTLAGSNQPSSQLPEKLVSDDLDSSLANLVGNLGIGNGTMKNDIHWSQPGEKRMTGGTNWQPKAAPTTTWNPVSMPPSIMAFPATTPTGMMGYGMPPPMGSMGMMNPPTMMYTQPVMRPPNPFGSVSSAQVGAPQSDNATELMHNEPSAASSPSSQSPLRAPGQDPFAHLSLKDFL is encoded by the exons ATGTCGGGGCAGAGCATTACCGACCGGATAACTGCAGCCCAGCACAGTGTAACTGGATCCGCCGTGTCCAAAACAGTATGCAAGGCCACCACTCACGAAGTAATGGGCCCGAAGAAGAAACATTTGGATT ATTTGATCCACTGCACCAACGAGATGAACGTGAACATTCCCCAACTGGCTGACTCGCTGTTTGAGAGGACCACCAACACCAGCTGGGTGGTGGTGTTCAAGTCGCTCATCACCACACACCACCTCATGGTCTATGGCAACGAG CGTTTTGTCCAGTACCTGGCTTCAAGGAATACACTATTCAACCTCAGTAATTTTTTGGACAAAAGCGGGTTACAAG GTTACGACATGTCTACGTTTATCAGGAGGTATAGTCGATACCTGAATGAGAAAGCTGTTTCATACAGACAGGTCGCCTTTGACTTCACAAAGGTTAAACGCGG AGTGGACGGCGTAATGAGGACCATGAATACAGAGAAGCTGCTCAAGACCATCCCCATTATTCAGAACCAGATGGACGCCCTGCTCGATTTCAAT GTCAATGCCAACGAGCTGACTAATGGAGTCATCAATGCAGCCTTCATGCTCCTCTTCAAAGACTCCATCAGGCTCTTTGCTGCTTATAATGAAGGCATTATCAACCTGCTTG AGAAATATTTTGACATGAAGAAGACCCAGTGTAAAGAAGGTTTGGACATTTACAAGAAGTTTCTCACCCGGATGACCCGGATATCGGAGTTCCTCAAAGTAGCAGAG CAGGTGGGCATCGATCGAGGAGACATTCCAGACCTTTCACAG GCTCCCAGTAGCCTTCTCGAAGCTCTGGAGCAGCACTTGGCCTCTTTAGAGGGCAAGAAGGTCAAAGACTCCACTGCAGCCAGCAG GGCCAGCACTCTGTCAAATGCAGTGTCATCACTGGCCAGCACGGGGATGTCCTTCACTAAGGTGGACGAGCGGGAGAAGCAGGCGGCTCTTGAAGAGGAACAGGCTCGACTCAAAGCTCTGAAG GAACAGCGGCTCAAAGAGCTCTCCAAGAGGCCCTCCTTCGCCACCACTGATACATCGCCGATCTCCACCACCGGGGGCACTATCAGCACAGCACCAGCCATCGACCTCTTCTCTACACCCAGCTGCTCCAATGG tgcAGTGAAGATGGAGAGTGACCTCTTTGACCTGCAGTCAACTTTCCAGCCCTCCATGCAATCAGGCTCATCGGGGCTTCCAGTGGCAACGGCGTGGGCAG ATCCTTTCACCTCTGCTGAAGCTGGAGATGATTCCATgccaaaccttaaccctttccTCTCAAAACTCGTTGTCGATGCCACTCACTTACCTGTCGTGTCTTCAGACGGTGTTAGCTTTTCCTCTAGGACATCTGGTCATGAAATGTTTGGTG ATCGTTACAATCCCTTTATTGACACAAACTCATCCGTTTCAACCAATTACAAACGCACAGTTCGGATAGAACACTCCATCTCAG ACTCCTTCTGTGGTCCAGTGTCCATTGCCCAGCACCTCCCACACCAGGCTCCCTTCCCCACTGAGCCCTCTACTGTAGCAGGTCTATTCAGAG GATACTCAACGCCACAGGGTCCTCCACAGCAGTCGGCAGGGGGACTCCAAGTGGACTTTGAgtcagtttttggagccaaaGCCGCAGGCAGCAACAGTCTCAATTCTGACG ATATTACCGGAGGCATCCTGAAACCGACTCTTGCCGGCTCCAACCAGCCGTCCAGTCAGCTGCCAGAGAAGCTGGTGTCAGATGACCTTGACTCCTCTCTGGCCAACCTTGTCGGCA ACCTCGGCATTGGGAACGGCACAATGAAAAA TGACATCCACTGGAGCCAGCCGGGGGAGAAGAGGATGACCGGCGGCACCAACTGGCAGCCCAAAGCGGCGCCGACCACGACCTGGAACCCCGTCTCCatg CCACCGTCAATCATGGCCTTCCCTGCCACCACGCCCACAGGCATGATGGGATACGGCATG CCTCCACCAATGGGCTCTATGGGGATGATGAATCCACCCACCATGATGTACACCCAGCCTGTGATGAGGCCACCCAACCCCTTTGGCTCTGTGTCTAGTGCTCAGGTGGGTGCGCCGCAGTCTGACAACGCCACTGAGCTGATGCACAATGAA CCCTCCGCAGCCTCTAGTCCTTCCAGCCAGAGTCCTCTCCGAGCCCCTGGACAGGACCCGTTTGCACACCTCTCTCTCAAGGATTTCTTGTAG
- the picalmb gene encoding phosphatidylinositol binding clathrin assembly protein b isoform X4, with amino-acid sequence MSGQSITDRITAAQHSVTGSAVSKTVCKATTHEVMGPKKKHLDYLIHCTNEMNVNIPQLADSLFERTTNTSWVVVFKSLITTHHLMVYGNERFVQYLASRNTLFNLSNFLDKSGLQGYDMSTFIRRYSRYLNEKAVSYRQVAFDFTKVKRGVDGVMRTMNTEKLLKTIPIIQNQMDALLDFNVNANELTNGVINAAFMLLFKDSIRLFAAYNEGIINLLEKYFDMKKTQCKEGLDIYKKFLTRMTRISEFLKVAEQVGIDRGDIPDLSQAPSSLLEALEQHLASLEGKKVKDSTAASRASTLSNAVSSLASTGMSFTKVDEREKQAALEEEQARLKALKEQRLKELSKRPSFATTDTSPISTTGGTISTAPAIDLFSTPSCSNGAVKMESDLFDLQSTFQPSMQSGSSGLPVATAWADSFCGPVSIAQHLPHQAPFPTEPSTVAGLFRGYSTPQGPPQQSAGGLQVDFESVFGAKAAGSNSLNSDDITGGILKPTLAGSNQPSSQLPEKLVSDDLDSSLANLVGNLGIGNGTMKNDIHWSQPGEKRMTGGTNWQPKAAPTTTWNPVSMPPSIMAFPATTPTGMMGYGMPPPMGSMGMMNPPTMMYTQPVMRPPNPFGSVSSAQPSAASSPSSQSPLRAPGQDPFAHLSLKDFL; translated from the exons ATGTCGGGGCAGAGCATTACCGACCGGATAACTGCAGCCCAGCACAGTGTAACTGGATCCGCCGTGTCCAAAACAGTATGCAAGGCCACCACTCACGAAGTAATGGGCCCGAAGAAGAAACATTTGGATT ATTTGATCCACTGCACCAACGAGATGAACGTGAACATTCCCCAACTGGCTGACTCGCTGTTTGAGAGGACCACCAACACCAGCTGGGTGGTGGTGTTCAAGTCGCTCATCACCACACACCACCTCATGGTCTATGGCAACGAG CGTTTTGTCCAGTACCTGGCTTCAAGGAATACACTATTCAACCTCAGTAATTTTTTGGACAAAAGCGGGTTACAAG GTTACGACATGTCTACGTTTATCAGGAGGTATAGTCGATACCTGAATGAGAAAGCTGTTTCATACAGACAGGTCGCCTTTGACTTCACAAAGGTTAAACGCGG AGTGGACGGCGTAATGAGGACCATGAATACAGAGAAGCTGCTCAAGACCATCCCCATTATTCAGAACCAGATGGACGCCCTGCTCGATTTCAAT GTCAATGCCAACGAGCTGACTAATGGAGTCATCAATGCAGCCTTCATGCTCCTCTTCAAAGACTCCATCAGGCTCTTTGCTGCTTATAATGAAGGCATTATCAACCTGCTTG AGAAATATTTTGACATGAAGAAGACCCAGTGTAAAGAAGGTTTGGACATTTACAAGAAGTTTCTCACCCGGATGACCCGGATATCGGAGTTCCTCAAAGTAGCAGAG CAGGTGGGCATCGATCGAGGAGACATTCCAGACCTTTCACAG GCTCCCAGTAGCCTTCTCGAAGCTCTGGAGCAGCACTTGGCCTCTTTAGAGGGCAAGAAGGTCAAAGACTCCACTGCAGCCAGCAG GGCCAGCACTCTGTCAAATGCAGTGTCATCACTGGCCAGCACGGGGATGTCCTTCACTAAGGTGGACGAGCGGGAGAAGCAGGCGGCTCTTGAAGAGGAACAGGCTCGACTCAAAGCTCTGAAG GAACAGCGGCTCAAAGAGCTCTCCAAGAGGCCCTCCTTCGCCACCACTGATACATCGCCGATCTCCACCACCGGGGGCACTATCAGCACAGCACCAGCCATCGACCTCTTCTCTACACCCAGCTGCTCCAATGG tgcAGTGAAGATGGAGAGTGACCTCTTTGACCTGCAGTCAACTTTCCAGCCCTCCATGCAATCAGGCTCATCGGGGCTTCCAGTGGCAACGGCGTGGGCAG ACTCCTTCTGTGGTCCAGTGTCCATTGCCCAGCACCTCCCACACCAGGCTCCCTTCCCCACTGAGCCCTCTACTGTAGCAGGTCTATTCAGAG GATACTCAACGCCACAGGGTCCTCCACAGCAGTCGGCAGGGGGACTCCAAGTGGACTTTGAgtcagtttttggagccaaaGCCGCAGGCAGCAACAGTCTCAATTCTGACG ATATTACCGGAGGCATCCTGAAACCGACTCTTGCCGGCTCCAACCAGCCGTCCAGTCAGCTGCCAGAGAAGCTGGTGTCAGATGACCTTGACTCCTCTCTGGCCAACCTTGTCGGCA ACCTCGGCATTGGGAACGGCACAATGAAAAA TGACATCCACTGGAGCCAGCCGGGGGAGAAGAGGATGACCGGCGGCACCAACTGGCAGCCCAAAGCGGCGCCGACCACGACCTGGAACCCCGTCTCCatg CCACCGTCAATCATGGCCTTCCCTGCCACCACGCCCACAGGCATGATGGGATACGGCATG CCTCCACCAATGGGCTCTATGGGGATGATGAATCCACCCACCATGATGTACACCCAGCCTGTGATGAGGCCACCCAACCCCTTTGGCTCTGTGTCTAGTGCTCAG CCCTCCGCAGCCTCTAGTCCTTCCAGCCAGAGTCCTCTCCGAGCCCCTGGACAGGACCCGTTTGCACACCTCTCTCTCAAGGATTTCTTGTAG